The Geothrix oryzae DNA window CTGCTCGCCGTTCAGCTCCAGGCGCAGGCTCTGGGCCATGGCCTTCACGCCGAACTTGGAGGCGCAGTAGACGCTGCCGCCCTCATAGGGCTGATGGCCGGCGGTGGAACCGATGAAGAAGACATGGCCCCAGCCGGCCTTGCGGAGGTGGGGGAGGCCCGCGCGGATGGTCTTCACCACGCCCTCCACATTGGTCCGCATCATGGCCTCGAGATCCTCGTCCGGCGTCTCCCACAGCTTGTAGGTGCCGCTGGCCAGGCCCGCGTTGGCTACCACCACATGCAGCCCGCCGAGGGCCGCGGCGGCTTCGGCCACGAAGGCGTCCACGCTGGCGGTGTGGCGGGTGTCCACGGCGCCCGCAAAGGCCTTGATGCCGTGGGCCTTCGTCAGCTCATCCGCCAGGGCCTGCACCCGCTCCACGCGACGGGCGCCCAGGGCCAGGTGGCAGCCCTGCGAGGCCAGCAGCCGCGCCATGGCTTCGCCGAAGCCGCTGGACGCGCCGGTGATGAGGACGATGGGATGCTCGGGACGCATGGGGACTCCTGGATGAGCTAGCGGAAGTTGCGGTGGAACTCGCCGAGCGCGTCCACCACTTTCTGGATCTTGTCGGTGGGCGGCAGGATGGTGGTGCGGAAGTGGGCGGTGCCCTCGGCCTGGCCGAAGCCGGACCCCGGGACCACGCAGAT harbors:
- a CDS encoding SDR family NAD(P)-dependent oxidoreductase — translated: MRPEHPIVLITGASSGFGEAMARLLASQGCHLALGARRVERVQALADELTKAHGIKAFAGAVDTRHTASVDAFVAEAAAALGGLHVVVANAGLASGTYKLWETPDEDLEAMMRTNVEGVVKTIRAGLPHLRKAGWGHVFFIGSTAGHQPYEGGSVYCASKFGVKAMAQSLRLELNGEQIRVTSVDPGMAVTEFSDVRLKDGDKAKAVYQGVKPLTAFDVAECVRWSLMAPDHVNIDEILVKCVDQASVHKVHRRI